One window of Anaerolineales bacterium genomic DNA carries:
- the map gene encoding type I methionyl aminopeptidase encodes MTANDERDVNGLKAAGRVCAQAMKLMMDNARPGVMTLELDQIGEDFLKKEGAASAPRAMYNFPGGTCISISPVIAHGIPGDHILQDGELINIDVSAELGGYYGDTGASMVVGKSNPEYDQLLATAKTTLDKVLTVVRAGKPLNLIGKTVQEEAAKHGYNPIFDLTGHGIGRQLHEKPASIYNFHKPDDRRIMDNGLVLAIEPFLTAGRGHVVEKPDGWSLKTVDNTIAVQFEHTVIVTRGEPIILTVP; translated from the coding sequence ATGACGGCCAACGACGAACGGGATGTCAACGGACTCAAAGCCGCGGGCAGGGTTTGCGCCCAAGCAATGAAGTTGATGATGGACAACGCCAGACCCGGCGTGATGACCCTCGAACTTGACCAGATCGGCGAAGACTTCCTGAAAAAAGAAGGCGCCGCATCTGCACCGCGCGCGATGTATAACTTCCCCGGCGGGACGTGCATCAGTATCTCGCCTGTCATCGCCCACGGCATTCCCGGCGATCACATCTTGCAGGATGGCGAACTCATCAACATCGATGTTTCCGCTGAGTTGGGTGGTTACTACGGCGATACGGGCGCTTCGATGGTGGTTGGAAAATCCAACCCGGAATACGATCAATTATTGGCGACCGCCAAAACCACATTGGATAAGGTCTTGACGGTCGTCCGCGCTGGCAAACCCCTTAACCTCATCGGCAAGACGGTACAGGAGGAAGCCGCAAAGCATGGCTACAATCCAATCTTCGATTTGACCGGCCATGGGATTGGGCGGCAGCTCCACGAGAAGCCTGCCTCCATCTATAACTTTCACAAACCCGATGACCGCCGCATCATGGACAATGGACTGGTCCTGGCCATCGAGCCTTTTCTTACCGCCGGGCGGGGACATGTCGTCGAAAAACCGGATGGCTGGTCTTTGAAGACGGTGGATAACACCATCGCAGTCCAGTTCGAACACACGGTCATCGTCACAAGGGGCGAACCGATCATTTTGACAGTGCCGTAA
- a CDS encoding Type 1 glutamine amidotransferase-like domain-containing protein has product MPSNLHLFSSPGERDIRYIVDACRPYCEGKDDPVIAFMPLAFLDGEKWLDYTKQQFKGIASIETVNTELMSPKEIEAILRECVVTYISGGNTFLLNHCLHNSGIMPFLKKKVQAGLPVVGFSAGAVLCGPNILTSSDMNSVQTPHFDGLNATPFNFFAHYGESQHDDWLSDYHVFHDNPVIMLCDGAYVKTEKGKASLVRGEAYILRKDSEKGRLVEGQIIPL; this is encoded by the coding sequence ATGCCATCCAACCTCCATCTTTTTTCATCCCCCGGCGAGCGAGACATTCGCTATATCGTCGATGCCTGCCGCCCATATTGTGAAGGCAAAGATGACCCGGTCATTGCCTTCATGCCTCTTGCTTTTCTTGACGGTGAAAAATGGCTAGATTACACCAAACAGCAATTCAAAGGTATTGCCAGTATTGAGACGGTCAACACCGAGTTGATGTCACCCAAAGAGATCGAAGCTATTTTGCGCGAATGCGTTGTGACGTATATTTCTGGCGGGAATACATTTTTGCTTAATCATTGCCTGCACAATAGCGGTATCATGCCGTTTCTAAAGAAGAAAGTGCAAGCCGGGCTGCCAGTGGTGGGTTTTAGCGCGGGTGCTGTGTTGTGCGGACCGAATATTTTGACCTCTTCCGATATGAATTCAGTGCAAACGCCTCACTTTGACGGGTTGAATGCCACCCCATTCAATTTCTTCGCGCATTATGGAGAATCCCAGCATGATGATTGGTTGAGCGATTATCACGTCTTTCACGATAACCCGGTCATCATGCTGTGCGATGGGGCGTACGTCAAAACTGAAAAAGGCAAGGCCAGCCTCGTCCGTGGGGAGGCGTATATATTAAGAAAAGATTCAGAAAAAGGAAGATTAGTCGAAGGTCAAATCATTCCGTTATAG
- a CDS encoding ClbS/DfsB family four-helix bundle protein: MTEQWMPGTKEELMSAIEREWGALNALADSLTDEQMTAPDEGGWTPKDNLAHLTEWMNILMGYHMDNRPYYEVVGVSQTELPEWSVEAVNPILFKRNRNRPRGEVMDHLNRVYGLLIAKLEKTPFEDLLKPRRPDNPDPLLIWVLGDTTEHFQEHRETIEKGIKK, encoded by the coding sequence ATGACCGAACAATGGATGCCCGGTACCAAAGAAGAATTAATGTCTGCCATTGAACGAGAGTGGGGGGCATTGAACGCACTAGCTGACTCATTAACAGATGAGCAAATGACCGCACCCGATGAAGGCGGCTGGACTCCCAAAGATAACCTTGCCCACCTCACGGAATGGATGAATATCTTGATGGGCTATCACATGGACAATCGCCCATATTATGAGGTCGTCGGCGTATCGCAGACAGAACTGCCCGAGTGGAGTGTGGAGGCGGTCAATCCGATTTTGTTCAAGCGCAATCGAAACCGTCCGCGCGGTGAGGTGATGGATCATTTGAACCGTGTTTATGGTCTGCTCATTGCCAAACTTGAAAAGACCCCGTTCGAGGATTTGCTTAAACCCCGCCGTCCCGACAATCCAGATCCGCTCCTGATTTGGGTCCTGGGCGACACCACCGAACATTTTCAGGAACACCGCGAGACCATCGAAAAAGGAATCAAGAAATAA
- a CDS encoding TIGR00730 family Rossman fold protein codes for MKSICVFCGSSDSVNDNYKKAAFHMGVTLAQNGIRLVYGGGKTGLMGEVANGALSVSGEVIGVIIPSMNTSALAHTGLSRMEVRPGMRPRKERMHELADGFIALPGGFGTWDELFETITTSQTGEHEKPVGLLNTNNYYAPLIAAIDHAVAEGFVFEEHRRAISLETDPLMLLEAMRNYNHPHEAVKRWMKEE; via the coding sequence ATGAAATCGATCTGTGTTTTTTGCGGCTCTTCCGATTCAGTAAACGACAACTACAAGAAGGCGGCTTTCCATATGGGGGTCACTCTGGCCCAAAATGGGATTCGCCTGGTGTATGGCGGCGGGAAGACGGGCCTGATGGGCGAAGTGGCAAACGGAGCCCTGTCTGTCAGCGGGGAAGTGATCGGGGTCATTATTCCATCCATGAACACTTCCGCTCTGGCTCACACCGGACTCTCCCGCATGGAAGTCCGCCCGGGAATGCGCCCGCGCAAGGAACGCATGCATGAACTCGCAGACGGCTTCATTGCCCTGCCCGGCGGTTTCGGCACCTGGGATGAACTTTTCGAGACCATCACAACTTCACAGACAGGCGAGCATGAAAAGCCGGTTGGTTTGCTCAACACGAATAATTACTACGCTCCCCTGATCGCCGCCATCGACCATGCAGTGGCGGAAGGATTCGTTTTCGAAGAACACCGTCGCGCCATTTCTCTCGAAACCGATCCACTCATGCTATTGGAAGCCATGCGAAATTACAACCACCCGCACGAGGCCGTAAAGCGCTGGATGAAGGAGGAATAA
- a CDS encoding DnaJ domain-containing protein, producing MDYKDYYKILGVDRKASADEIRSAYRKLAMTYHPDKNPGDKKAEEKFKEINEAYQVLSDDQKRAHYDRLGSAYSNFRTTGGRPGDFRWDDWFQQGTGQRGNVDDMFGNSGGMGGFSDFFRMIFGEAMRSQGRGNPFAQESPGYEQEVGISFRESYEGTSRQLQKPNGSKVTVRIPAGVKTGSRVRVAGAGPDGSDLYLLIQVEEDERFERDGSNLTTVSTLDVFTLILGGEAEVETPAGKVKLGIPPGTQPEQVFRLAGRGMPSVRDAKVKGDLYVRLKVQIPKYITAKQRELIEEASRIKF from the coding sequence ATGGACTATAAAGATTATTACAAAATCCTGGGCGTGGACCGCAAAGCCAGCGCGGACGAGATCCGCTCGGCATACCGGAAACTGGCCATGACGTACCACCCGGATAAGAACCCCGGCGACAAAAAAGCCGAGGAAAAGTTCAAAGAGATAAACGAAGCCTACCAGGTCCTGAGCGACGATCAGAAACGAGCGCACTACGACAGACTTGGGAGCGCTTATTCCAACTTCCGCACGACAGGGGGGCGGCCGGGAGATTTCCGCTGGGATGACTGGTTCCAGCAGGGAACGGGTCAACGCGGCAACGTGGATGACATGTTTGGCAACTCGGGCGGCATGGGCGGATTTTCCGATTTCTTCCGCATGATCTTCGGCGAAGCCATGCGTTCACAAGGCCGCGGCAATCCCTTTGCGCAGGAGTCGCCGGGTTACGAACAGGAAGTGGGAATCAGTTTTCGCGAGTCTTACGAAGGCACATCCCGCCAGCTTCAGAAACCCAATGGCAGCAAGGTGACGGTCCGGATCCCGGCCGGGGTGAAGACGGGGTCCAGGGTCCGCGTGGCAGGTGCGGGTCCGGATGGAAGCGATCTTTATTTGTTGATCCAGGTCGAAGAGGATGAACGCTTCGAGCGGGATGGAAGCAATTTGACCACCGTATCCACATTGGATGTTTTTACGTTGATCCTCGGCGGCGAGGCGGAAGTGGAAACACCGGCTGGAAAGGTCAAGTTGGGAATCCCGCCCGGCACACAGCCGGAGCAGGTCTTTCGCCTTGCCGGGCGCGGAATGCCCTCGGTGAGGGATGCAAAAGTGAAAGGCGATCTCTACGTCAGGTTGAAGGTTCAGATTCCCAAATATATAACAGCGAAACAGCGGGAGTTGATTGAAGAAGCATCCCGCATCAAGTTTTAG